From Raphanus sativus cultivar WK10039 unplaced genomic scaffold, ASM80110v3 Scaffold0884, whole genome shotgun sequence, a single genomic window includes:
- the LOC108854560 gene encoding probable polygalacturonase: MQLQRKQVILPNKFSLLPKKPLQQRQEKMWPLSKSVVFLPCFAAFLLITALSSAYGYGYSEATCSGIVPLRYRNDKISITDFGGVGDGRTVNTKAFRAAIYRIQHLRRRGGTVLYIPPGVFLTESFSLTSHMTLFLARGAVIKAVQDTSNWPLIDPLPSYGRGRELPGARYMSFIHGDGLRDVVITGQNGTIDGQGEVWWNMWRSRTLRFTRPNLIEFKNSKEIIISNVIFQNSPFWNIHPVYCSDVVIHHVTILAPQDSPNTDGIDPDSSNNVCIEDSYISTGDDLVAIKSGWDEYGIAFGRPSSNITIRRITGSSPYAGIAIGSETSGGIKNIVAEHISLSNMGVGVNIKTNIGRGGYIKNIKISNVYVENAKYGIKIAGDTGDHPDAYYNPNALPVVKGIHINNVWGVNVQNAGSIQGLKGSPFTAICLSEISLHGSLNSYRTWKCSDVIGTSLKVSPWPCSELRTTGGSYSCSSTF; encoded by the exons ATGCAGTTACAAAGGAAACAAGTAATCCTTCCAAATAAATTTTCTCTCCTCCCAAAGAAACCTCTGCAACAACGACAAGAAAAAATGTGGCCACTCTCCAAATCAGTTGTCTTCCTCCCATGCTTCGCCGCTTTTCTACTCATCACAGCTCTTTCTTCGGCGTATGGCTATGGCTACTCGGAGGCGACATGTTCAGGAATAGTTCCCTTGAGGTACCGGAACGATAAGATCTCTATAACAGACTTTGGCGGCGTCGGGGACGGGAGGACGGTGAACACTAAGGCGTTTAGGGCAGCGATATATAGGATTCAGCATCTGAGGAGGAGAGGAGGCACGGTTCTTTATATACCACCGGGAGTGTTTCTCACGGAGAGCTTCAGTCTCACCAGCCATATGACTCTTTTCTTGGCCAGAGGCGCTGTTATCAAAGCCGTTCAG GATACATCAAATTGGCCATTGATTGATCCTTTGCCATCTTATGGAAGAGGGAGGGAGTTACCAGGGGCACGGTATATGAGCTTCATTCATGGTGATGGCCTTCGTGATGTAGTCATCACTG GACAAAACGGGACAATAGACGGTCAAGGAGAAGTGTGGTGGAACATGTGGCGGAGTAGAACACTAAGGTTCACTAGACCGAATCTAATTGAGTTCAAGAACTCTAAGGAGATCATAATCTCCAATGTTATTTTCCAGAACTCACCCTTCTGGAACATTCACCCTGTCTATTGCAG TGATGTTGTCATCCATCACGTTACCATCTTAGCTCCACAAGATTCCCCCAACACAGATGGGATCGATCCAG ATTCCAGCAACAACGTCTGCATAGAAGACTCTTACATCTCAACAGGGGACGACCTAGTTGCCATCAAAAGCGGTTGGGACGAGTACGGAATCGCTTTCGGCCGTCCAAGCTCAAACATAACGATCCGCCGCATCACAGGATCTTCTCCGTACGCAGGTATCGCAATAGGAAGCGAAACATCAGGAGGAATCAAGAACATCGTAGCAGAACACATCAGTCTCTCCAATATGGGCGTTGGAGTCAACATCAAGACAAACATTGGTCGTGGAGGATACATCAAAAACATCAAAATCTCTAACGTCTATGTTGAAAACGCAAAGTACGGGATCAAGATCGCTGGCGACACGGGAGATCACCCTGACGCGTATTATAACCCGAACGCTCTTCCAGTCGTTAAAGGAATACATATTAATAACGTTTGGGGGGTTAACGTTCAAAACGCCGGTTCCATTCAAGGCCTTAAGGGTTCACCTTTTACAG CGATATGTCTGAGTGAGATTAGTCTACATGGAAGCTTGAACTCGTATCGCACGTGGAAGTGTTCCGATGTTATTGGAACTTCGCTCAAAGTCAGCCCTTGGCCTTGTTCAGAGCTGAGAACTACCGGCGGATCATATTCGTGTTCTTCCACCTTCTGA
- the LOC130503255 gene encoding probable WRKY transcription factor 53 yields the protein MEGKKDMLTWEQNTLLSELTIGLEAARKLHAQLGGSSSSSSSLTSFSSPATETSKILLKQILSSYEKSLAIVNWSSSPPVQLILKEDAVAPVTHSGVIPESPASINGSPRSEEFIDGGGSKDTHRQDHFFNSKKRKMLPKWTEKVRINPERGLEGPHQDDVYSWRKYGQKDILGAKFPRSYYRCTHRSTQNCWATKQVQRSNSDPTVFEVTYRGAHTCRQGSAAPPPPASPEKQDTRTKQPIAQTPNELLESLKTSLTVRTEGLDDGEDVFSFPNTPPFYDYGTTNDYFGGLMESSPIFDAVDWFNPTVDINPEFPTFLPDSIYY from the exons ATGGAAGGTAAAAAGGATATGTTAACTTGGGAGCAGAATACACTTTTAAGCGAGCTCACTATTGGACTGGAGGCGGCCAGAAAGCTCCACGCCCAACTTggaggatcatcatcatcatcgtcgtcaCTGACGTCATTTTCTTCTCCGGCGACTGAGACGAGCAAAATTCTCCTGAAGCAGATACTTTCTTCCTACGAGAAATCTCTTGCCATTGTAAACTGGTCTTCCTCACCGCCCGTACAACTTATTCTGAAGGAGGATGCTGTAGCTCCGGTGACACACTCCGGCGTAATTCCTGAATCTCCCGCGTCGATAAACGGAAGTCCGAGAAGCGAAGAGTTTATTGATGGAGGAGGTTCCAAAGATACTCATCGCCAAGATCACTTTTTCAACTCAAAGAAAAg GAAGATGTTACCAAAGTGGACAGAAAAAGTGAGAATAAACCCAGAAAGAGGCTTAGAAGGACCTCATCAAGATGATGTCTATAGCTGGAGAAAATATGGCCAGAAAGACATTTTGGGCGCCAAGTTCCCCAG GAGTTATTACAGATGCACACACCGTAGCACACAGAACTGTTGGGCAACTAAGCAAGTCCAGAGATCAAACAGTGATCCAACTGTTTTCGAAGTGACGTACAGAGGAGCGCACACTTGCCGGCAGGGATCCGCAGCTCCTCCTCCACCAGCTTCGCCGGAGAAGCAAGACACCAGAACCAAACAACCCATTGCTCAAACCCCTAACGAGCTTCTCGAGAGTCTCAAAACCAGCTTAACCGTTCGAACCGAGGGTCTTGACGACGGTGAAGATGTTTTCTCCTTCCCTAATACGCCGCCGTTTTACGATTACGGGACTACCAACGACTATTTCGGCGGACTCATGGAGAGTTCACCTATCTTCGACGCTGTTGATTGGTTCAATCCAACGGTCGACATTAACCCGGAATTTCCCACGTTTTTACCAGACTcgatttattattaa
- the LOC130503254 gene encoding protein trichome birefringence-like 24, translating into MLYSVEEPVEVYHDKEYKSKRWHFPIHNLTISNVWSPFLVQAAIFEDSDGVSTAAVQLHLDKLDETWTSLMPTLDYAIISTGKWYLKAAVYHENAKPVGCHICPEKSRLEELGFDHAYNASLRNVMDFLADETNRKGTVFFRTATPDHFQNGEWHNGGTCKQTEPVSDEEAEMKNVHKILRGLEIGQFERAVREKTGEEGGGGNVKLLDFTGMLLTRPDGHPGAYRQFRPFDKDKNAKVQNDCLHWCLPGPIDYLNDVILETIANG; encoded by the coding sequence GTCGAAGAACCGGTTGAAGTGTACCACGACAAGGAGTACAAATCGAAAAGATGGCATTTCCCTATACATAACCTAACGATATCCAACGTCTGGTCGCCGTTTCTAGTCCAAGCCGCTATTTTCGAAGATTCAGACGGTGTCTCAACCGCTGCGGTCCAGCTACATCTCGACAAACTCGATGAGACATGGACCAGTCTGATGCCTACTCTAGACTACGCAATCATCTCAACCGGTAAATGGTATCTTAAAGCAGCGGTTTATCACGAAAATGCTAAACCGGTCGGTTGCCATATCTGTCCGGAGAAGTCTCGCTTGGAAGAGCTAGGCTTCGACCATGCTTATAACGCATCGCTGCGTAACGTCATGGACTTCTTAGCTGATGAGACTAACCGTAAAGGTACGGTGTTTTTCAGGACTGCGACTCCAGACCATTTCCAGAACGGGGAGTGGCATAACGGTGGGACGTGTAAGCAGACCGAGCCGGTGAGTGATGAGGAGGCTGAGATGAAAAACGTGCATAAGATACTAAGAGGTTTAGAGATTGGTCAGTTCGAAAGAGCGGTTAGAGAGAAGACGGGTGAGGAGGGTGGTGGTGGTAATGTAAAGCTTTTGGATTTCACCGGGATGTTACTGACTCGACCCGATGGTCATCCGGGTGCGTACCGACAGTTCAGACCGTTTGATAAAGACAAAAATGCAAAGGTACAGAATGATTGTCTGCATTGGTGCTTGCCTGGTCCGATTGATTACTTGAATGATGTTATATTAGAGACCATAGCGAATGGCTAA